CATGTCCGCCGCGGCCGCTGCGGGCAACCGGGCCTTCGGGATCGACCGCGGGCTGCCCTTCCCCGTCGCCGACATCGACCGCGCACAGGCCGTGCTCCTGCTGGGCAGCAACGTGGCGGACACGATGCCGCCGTTCGTCCAGCACCTCGCCGGTGCCCGGCGGGCCGGCGGCCTCGTGGTGGTCGACCCCCGCCGGTCGGCGACCGCGGCGCTCTGCGCGGACGGGGGCGGCCTGCACCTGCAGCCGGTGCCCGGGACCGACCAGGTGCTGCTGCTCGGCCTGCTGCACGTGCTCGTGCGCAGCGGCCGCGTCGACGCGTCGTACGTCGGGTCGCGCACGACGGGCTTCGACGCGGTCGCACGCTCGGTCGCGGACCTGTGGCCGGAGCGGCTGGCGTCGCTGACCGGTGTGCCCGCGCCGCTGGTGGAGCAGGCCGCGCACCTGCTGGCCGACGCCGCCCCGGTCCACGGGGGTGGCGGCGCGATGGTGCTCAGCGGCCGCGGCGTGGAGCAGCACGTCGACGGCAGCGACACCGTGGCCGCCGCGATCAACCTCGCCCTGGCGCTCGGCCTGCCGGGTCGCCCGGCCTCGGGCTACGGCTGCCTGACCGGCCAGGGCAACGGGCAGGGCGGCCGCGAGCACGGGCAGAAGTCGGACCAGCTGCCCGGCTACCGCTCGATCTCGGACCCCGGTGCCCGTGCCCACGTGGCCGCGGTGTGGGGCGTCGAGGAGTCGGCAGTCCCCGGGCCGGGCGTGCCGGCCGTCGAGCTGCTGGCACGGTGCGGCTCGTCGGTGCGGGCGCTGTTCGTGCACGGCAGCAACCCGGTCGTCAGCGTCCCCGACGCCTCGGCGGTCACCCGCCGGCTGCGGTCCCTCGACCTCCTGGTCGTGAGCGACCTCGTGCCCAGCGAGACCGCGCTCCTCGCCGACGTCGTGCTCCCCGTGCCGCAGTGGGCGGAGGAGGAGGGCACGGTCACCAGCCTCGAGGGCCGCGTGCTGCGCCGGCGCCGCGCGCTGGCGCCCCCACCCGGCGTACGCGACGAGCTGGAGGTGCTCGCCGACCTGGCCGCGCGGCTGGGGTGCCCGGTGCGGTTCGAGACCGAACCGGCGCGGGTCTTCGACGAGCTGGCGCGGGCCTCGGCCGGTGGGCGTGCGGACTACTCGGGGCTGAGTCACGCGCTGCTCGACGACGACGAGGCGCGGTTCTGGCCGGTGGCCGACGGCGTGGGCACACCGCGGCTGTTCGCCGACCGCTTCGCCCACGAGGACGGGCTCGCCCGCTTCCACCCCGTGCGGCCGGGCGACCCGGCCGAGGACCTGCGACCGGACGCGCCGGTCCACCTGGTGACGGGCCGCGTGCTCGCGCACTACCAGTCCGGCGCCCAGACCCGCCGGGTCCCCGCGCTCGCCGAGTCCGCGCCGGGACCGTTCGTCGAGGTGCACCCGCGCCTGGCCGAGCGGCTCGGTCTGCACGACGGCGAGCCGGCCGAGGTCGAGTCGGCGCGGGGCGTCGTCGTCGTGCCGGTGCGGGTGACCACCGCCGTGCGGCCCGACACCCTCTTCATGCCCTTCCACTGGCCGGGCTCGGCCAACGTGCTGACCACCGACGCGACCGACCCCGTCTGCGGGATGCCGGAGCTCAAGGTCTGCGCGGTGCAGGTGCGGCCGCTGTCCCCCTCGCGGGAGGCGGCCGCCGAGATCGAGGAGGTCCTCGTATGACGACCCGTGTGGTGGTCGTGGGCGCCGGGATGGTCGGGCACCGCCTCGCCGAGGAGCTGTGCCGGCGCGACCCGGAGGGGCGGCTCGACGTGCGGGTCGTGGGCGCGGAGGCCTACGAGCCCTACAACCGCGTGCTGCTGAGCGAGGTGGTCGCGGGCCGAGCCGCGTGGCGCTCGCTGACGCTGCCCGAGCTGCCTGCGCGCGTGGAGGTGCGACGCTCGGTCGCCGCCTGCTCGGTCGACCGGGAGGCGCGGACCGTGCTCCTCGACGACGGCACGGCCTGGGGCTGGGACCACCTGGTGCTCGCCACGGGAGCGGCGGCGTTCGTGCCGCCCGTGGCCGGGCTGGAGGAGCGGCCACGCCACGTGCACGTGCTGCGCGACCTCGACGACGTGCGCGCGGTGGTGTCCCGCTCGGCCAACGCCCGGCACGCGGTCGTCCTCGGTGGAGGGGTGCTGGGCCTGGAGGTCGCGGCGGGCCTGCACCACCGCGGGGTGGGCGTGACCGTCCTCCAGGTCGACCCCTCGCTGATGACCGGCCAGCTCGACCCTGCCCCGGCCGCGGTCCTCGCGCGCCGGCTCGAGGAGTCGGGGGTGCGGGTGCGGACCGGCACGAGCGTCGCCGAGGTCCTGCAGGCCTACGGCGAGCTGGTGGCGGTGCGGCTCACCGACGGCACCGTCATGTCGACCGACCTGCTGGTGATGAGCTGCGGGGTCCGTGCCCGCACCGGGCTGGCCGCGGACGCCGGTCTGCCCGTGGACCGCGGGATCGTGGTGGGTCGCGACCTGGCCAGCCCGGCCGACCCCCGCGTGCACGCGATCGGCGACTGCGCGCAGGAGCCCGGGTCCGTCCCGGGGCTGGTCGCGACGGGCTGGGACCAGGCGGCCCGGCTGGCCGCACGGCTCGTGGGTGCGCCGCTCGAGGAAGCGCCCGCGGTCGACGACGGGTCCGGTGACATCAGGCTCAAGGCCGTCGGGGTCGACCTGGTCGCCCTCGGGGTCCGGGCGTCGGCGGCGCTGCCCGAGGACCGGGTGATCACCGTCGACGACCCCTCGGGCGGGCGGCACCTCAGCCTGGTCGTGCGCGGGGAGCACCTGGTCGGGGCCACGGTCCTCGGCGCCCCCGCGGTCGCCGCGGAGGTCTCGGTCGCGCTCGACCGTCGTACGCCCCTGCCCCGCGACCCCCTCGCCCTGCTGACCCCCGAGCGCACGGGGGAGTCCACCTCGCCGATGCGCATGCCGGGCGCGACCACCGTGTGCCGGTGCAACTCGGTCACCAAGGCGCAGGTCGTCGAAGCGTGGGAGGCGGGCGCCGACTCGGTCGAGAAGGTCGCCGCCCGCACCCGGGCCACGACCGGTTGCGGTGGATGCCGGGAGGTGGTCTGCGGGCTCGTCGACTGGCTCGCGTCGGTCGACCCGCTGGAGCCGGTGCCCGTCCCCGTTACATCGGCGTAACGCCACGTCACCGTCACAGAAACCAACGACTGGAAAGGTCCCTCACATGTCTCACGACTCCGCCCTGCCGCCGACGGCCCGACGACGCCTGGTCGTCGTGGGCGGCGGGATGGTCGCCCACCGGCTGGTCGAGGCGCTCGTCGCCCGCGACAGGGCCGGCGAGTGGCTGGTCGACCTCGTCTGCGAGGAGGACGTCGCGCCCTACGACCGGGTCGCGCTCACGTCGTACTTCTCGGGCCGGACCGTGGAGGACCTCCTCCTCGGCGACGCCTCGCTCTGGGACGACCCGGCGGTCACCCTGCACCTGTCCGCACAGGTCACCTCCGTCGACACCGACGCCCGGCGGGTGGTGCTCGCCGGCGGAGGGACGCTCGCCTACGACGCGCTCGTGCTGGCGACCGGGTCCTCCGCCTTCGTCCCGCCCGTCCCCGGGAGCGAGCTGCCGGGCGTCTTCGTCTACCGCACCGTGGAGGACGTCGTCGCGCTGCGGACCTGGGTGATGGGCCTCGCCGGCCGGCCGCTGCGCGGCGCGGTGATCGGCGGCGGCCTGCTCGGGCTCGAGGCGGCCGGCGCCCTCACCGGGATGGGCGTCGACACCACGGTCGTGGAGCTCTCCGACCGGCTGATGCCGATGCAGGTGGACGCCGGCGGTGGTGAGGCGCTGCGCCGCATCGTGGAGGGCCTCGGTGTCACCGTGCGGACCGGCGTCGGCACCTCGGCGATCCGGGCCGCCGCTGACGGGTCCGTGGGGTCGATGGCTCTCAGCGACGGCACGACCGCCGAGGTCGACGTCGTCGTGATGGCCGCCGGCGTGCGGCCGCGCGACGAGCTCGGACGCGGGGCCGGCCTCCCGGTCGGCGAGCGTGGCGGCGTGGTCGTCGACGAGGCCTGCGCGACCCCGGTCCCGGGTGTCCACGCCGTCGGCGAGGTGGCCTGCGTCGACGGTCGGTGCTGGGGCCTGGTCGGGCCGGGCAACGCGATGGCCGAGGTCGTGGTCGACCGGCTCCTCGGGGGCAGCGCCGTCTTCCCCGGCGCCGACACCTCCACCAAGCTCAAGCTCCTCGGGGTCGACGTGGCCAGCTTCGGCGACGCGTTCGCCACCACTCCGGGCGCGCTCGAGGTGGTGTACGCCGACCCGGTCGCCGGTGCGTACAAGAAGCTCGTGCTCTCCGACGACGCCCGCACGCTGCTGGGCGGGGTGCTGGTGGGCGACGCGTCGGCGTACACCACGCTCCGCCCGCTCGTCGGCACGGCCCTGGAGGGCGACCCCAACGCCTGGCTGCTGGGCAACGGCCCCGAGCGGCAGGGCGACCTGCCCGACGAGGCGTCCGTGTGCTCGTGCAACAACGTCAGCGCCGGCGCGGTCCGCTCGGCCGTCTCCGAGCAGGGTGCGTGCGACCTGGCCGCGGTGAAGGCCTGCACCCGGGCGGGCACCAGCTGCGGGTCCTGCCTGCCGCTGGTGAAGAGCCTGATGGGGGCCGAGCTGGCCAAGCAGGGCGTGACCGTGAGCAACGCGCTGTGCGAGCACTTCGAATTGTCACGAGCACAATTGTTCGACGTGGTGCGCGTGACGGGCCTGCGGACCTTCAGCGAGATCATCGCCGCGCACGGGCGCGGTCGGGGCTGCGACATCTGCCGCCCGGTGGTGGCCTCGGTGCTCGCCTCGCTCGGCACGGGGCACGTGCTCGACGCCGACCAGGCCCGGCTGCAGGACACCAACGACCACGTGATGGCCAACCTGCAGAAGGACGGCACCTACTCGGTCGTCCCGCGCATCCCCGGCGGCGAGATCACCCCGGAGAAGCTCATCGTGATCGGCGAGGTGGCGCGCGAGTTCGAGCTCTACACCAAGATCACCGGCGGCCAGCGCATCGACCTCTTCGGCGCCCGGCTGGAGCAGCTGCCCTCGATCTGGCGGCGCCTGGTCGACGCGGGGTTCGAGTCCGGGCACGCCTACGGCAAGTCGCTGCGCACGGTGAAGTCGTGCGTCGGCTCGACGTGGTGCCGCTTCGGCGTGCAGGACTCGGTCGCGCTCGCGATCGACCTCGAGCTGCGCTACCGCGGGCTGCGGGCGCCGCACAAGATCAAGCTCGGCGTCTCCGGGTGCGCCCGCGAGTGCGCTGAGGCCCGGGGCAAGGACGTGGGCGTCATCGCCACCGACAAGGGGTGGAACGTCTACGTCGGCGGCAACGGCGGCTTCACGCCCCGGCACGCGAGGCTGCTCGCGGAGGACCTCGACACCGAGACCCTCGTGCGCACGGTCGACCGCTTCCTGATGCTCTACGTCCGCACCGCGGACCGGCTCCAGCGCACCGCGGCCTGGGTCGAGGAGCACGAGGGCGGCCTGGACGCGATCCGCGCGGTCGTCCTCGAGGACAGCCTGGGCATCGCCGAGGAGCTGGACCGCGCGATGGCGGAGCACGTGGGCAGCTATCGCGACGAGTGGGCCGCGACGCTGGCCGACCCGGCCAAGCTGGCGCAGTTCTCCTCGTTCCTCAACGCCCCCGACGTCGCCGACCCGGACCTGGCCTACGTCGACGAGCGGGGCCAGCGACGACCCGCGCGGCCCGACGAGCGACCGCTGATCGCCGGCGCGACGCTGGAGGTGCGGTCATGACGTTCACCGCCGTGTGCACCGTGAGGCAGCTCGTCCCCGAGCGCGGGGTGGCGGTCCTCGTCGGCGGCCGTCAGGTCGCGCTGTTCCTCGTGAGCGGGGAGAGCGGCTCGTTCGTCCACGCCGTGGGCCACCGCGACCCGTTCAGCGGGGCCAACGTGATGGCCCGCGGGCTGCTCGGCAGCGTCGGCGACCGCGACACGATCGCCTCGCCGATGTACAAGCAGGTCTTCGACCTCGTCACCGGCGAGTGCCTCACCGACCGGTCCGTCCGGCTGCCCGTGCACCGCACCTGGGTCGCCGGGGGAGTCGTCCACGTCGAGGACGCCCCTCGGTCCGTCGCCGAGCCGACGCGGGTGGAGGTGGTCGCGGGGTGATCGAGCTCGCTCCGGTCCTCGCCGGGTGCCGCATCCTCGTGACCGCCCAGCGGCGCAGCGAGGAGCTGGCGTCCGCCCTCGAGCGCCGCGGCGCCGTGGTGGACCGGGTGCCGGCGCTGAGCGTGATCCGGCACGTCGACGAGCCGGAGCTGCTGCGCCGCACGGTCGAGCTGCTCGCGCAGCCGCCGGACATCCTGGTGGTGACCACCGCGATCGGCTTCCGCCAGTGGATGGAGACCGTCGAGGCGGCCGGGCTCGTCGAGCAGGTGCTGGCGACGCTCGACTCGGCCTACCTCGTGGCCCGCGGGCCCAAGGCGCAGGGCGCGCTGCAGAGCTTCGGGCTGGCCGCCGACCGCGTGGCCGAGTCCGAGACCTCCGCGGAGATCCGCGAGTTCCTGGTCGCCGACGGAGTGGCCGGCCGACGGATCGCGGTCCAGCACCACGGCGCCCTCGACCACGCGCTCGACGACGCCTTCCGCGCGGCCGGCGCGGCCGTCGTACCGCTCGCGGTCTACAAGTGGGGCCCGCCCCCCGACCCGGAGGCGGTCGCGAGGTCCGCCCGCGGCCTCGGCGAGGGGGAGTACGACGCGGTGACGTTCACCAGCGCCCCCGCGGTCCTGGCCTGGCTCGACGGCCTCCGCGCCCACGGCGTGGAGGAGCAGGTGCGGGCCCGGGTCGGCACCGGCGAGCTGATGCTCGCAGCCGTCGGGTCGGTCACGGCCGAGCCGCTGGGCTTCGCCGGCCTGCTGGCCCGGCAGCCGACCCGCCCGCGCATGGGGGCGCTGGCGCGCCTGGTGATCGAGGAGCTCGGCCACGGCAGGCACGTGCTGCACACCGAGGGAGGCAGCCTGCGCGTGCGTGCCGAGGTGGCCACGCTCGACCACCGGCCGCTCGCGGTGCCGCCGACGAGCCTGGCCGTGCTGCGCCGGCTCGCCGCGACGCCCGGTCACGTGGTCTCCCGCGACGCGCTCCTGGACGCGCTGCCCGGCGGCTCGGACGACCCGCACCGCGTCGAGGTCGCGGTCGCGAGGCTGCGGGAGTCGCTGCGCGCGGCGGGCGTCGACGCCGCCCTGGTGCGAACCGTCGTGAAAAGGGGATACCTCCTGGCAGGGAAGAGGTGAGGTCATGGATGGTTCGCTGGTGCTCTGCGCCCACGGGACGCGGTCGGACACCGGCCGCGCGGCCGTGCAGGCGCTGGTGCAGCGCGTCGCTGACGTGTGGCCCGCCCCGGTCGAGGAGGCCTACGTCGACGTGCACGGCCCGACGCTCGGCAGCGTGCTGCGGCCCGGGGCGACCGTCGTGCCGCTGCTCCTCTCACCCGGCTTCCACACCGAGGTCGACATCGCCGGGGCCGCCGCCACGGTCGGTCGCGTCCACGTCACCCCGCCGCTGGGCCCCTCCACCCGGCTCGTGGCGCTGCTGCACCAGCGGCTCGTCGTGGCCGGAGTGTCGCCGGGGGACGCGGTGGTCCTCGCGGCCGCCGGGTCCAGCCGTCCCGAGGCGGCCGAGGCGGTGGCGCGCACCGCCGAGGACCTGGCCCTGCTGGTGCGCCGCCCGGTCACGGTCGGCTACGCCGCACCGTCCGCGTCCTCGCCGGTCCCGTCGGTCCCCGAGGCGGTCGCCGCGGCCCGCGCCGCCGGTGCGCGGCGGGTCCTCGTGGCGTCGTACCTCCTGGCCCCGGGGCACTTCCAGCAGCGTCTGCGCGAGAGCGGCGCCGACGTGGTGACCAGCCCGCTGCTGCACCCCTCCCGGGTGCCCGACCTGCTCGTCGAGCTGGTCCTCGGCCGGGCGGGGGACACTTGTGACAACGCCCGTTTCCTGTTGCAATGGGCGCGTGACCAGCGCCGCCGCCCCCACGCGCCCCTCCTCGCCGGCTGAGCCCCCGTCGTACGCCCCCCGGCTCGGTGAGCCCCTCGGCCCCGACAGCCTGACCTGGCGCACGCTCGGCGACTGGCGTCTGGCGCTGGTCGGGATGCGCGCGGGGGTCCTGCAGACGATGCACCCCGCGATCGAGAAGGGCGTGCGCGACCACAGCGACTACTTCAAGGGGCCGTTCGACCGCATCTGGCGCTCGGTGCCGCAGATCGTCGGGGTCGTCTACGACGCCGACCGGCTCGGGGTCGCGGCCAAGGTGCGCGACTACCACAAGCCGATCAAGGGGTCGCTGGACGACGGGGAGCGCTACCACGCCCTCGACCCCGAGACCTACTACTGGGCGCACGCGACGTTCTTCGAGGCGCAGATCGCCGCGATGCACTTCTTCGGGGAGGAGCTGAGCGACGCCGACAAGGAGCGGCTCTACCAGGAGTCGGTCCAGTGGTGGTCGCTCTACGGGATGTCGATGCGGCCCGTGCCGCCCGACTACGCCGCGTTCTGCGACTACTGGGACCGCATGTGCGCAGACGTGCTCGAGCACAACCGGTTCAGCCGCGGCACCTTCAAGAAGCGTCGCGGGGCCTTCGGACCGTCGCCGTCGCGGTGGGTCCCGGGGCCGGTGTGGCGGGTCGCCTCCGACGCGGCGTACGACGCCGGGGTGTGGATGATCCGTGGCACCCTCCCGCCCGCCCTGCGCGAGCGGATGGGGCTGGAGTGGTCGGCGGCCGACGAGCGCCGGCTGCGCCGGATCGGGTTCCTCACCCGCCACACGATCGGCCGCCTGCCGCTGCGCTGGCGGCTCGCGCCGCAGGCCTCCTCGGCGTACACCCGGGAGGGCGTCCGCCCACCGGGCTGGTGACCCCGACGCCCGGAGGGGGTCACCAGACGACGCCCCGGTCGACGACCAGGTTGGACCCGGTGATCGAGACGGCGTGGTCGGAGGCGAGGAAGAGCACCGCGTCGCAGACGTCGGAGGGCGGCATGAACCCCGGGAAGGCGCTGGAGTGCCGGGTGAGCAGGTCCCAGTCGATGTCCTCGGGCAGCTGGGCGGCGGAGGTGTGGGGCATCGGTGTCTCGATCCCGCCGGGGGAGACGCAGTTGACGCGCACGCGCACCTTGGCCAGCTCGATCGCCATCGACCGCATCGCCATCAGCAGGCCGGCCTTGCTCGCGCAGTAGACCGAGTTGTAGCCCTGCGCGGTGACCGCCGAGATCGAGGCGATCGTGACCACGTTGCCCCGTGACTCGGCGAGCGCGGGGACCAGGGCCTGGGTGAGCAGGACCGGGGCGACGAGGTTGACGTCGAGGTGCAGGTGGAGCGCGTCGGCGGTGATGTCGCCGACCTGTGCGAACCGCTGGACCCCGGCGACGTTGCACAGCACGTCGACCCCGCCGAGCCGGTCGACCGCCGAGGCGGCGAAGGCCTCCACCGCCGTGGTGTCGCGCAGGTCGACCTCGAGCAGGTCGGGGTCAGTCGACGTCGTGACGTCGCAGCCGACCACCCGTGCGCCCTCGGTCCGGAACATCTCGACCAGCGTCGCGCCCACGCCCCCGGCGGCCCCGGTCACCACGACCCGCTTCCCCGCGAAGCGGGCAGGACCAGAACGAGAACGTGTTTCAGTCACGGGGGGAGTGTAGGGCCACGGCGCGCCTCGGTGCACCCGCCCGGCGTACCTGCTACCAATGGCCCAGAACTGTCGTACCCGCGGCAGTGTGGCGGGCGGAGCCCGACAGCCTCGCGTCGTGCAGAGCCCCGCCCGACGACGGACGACCGGACGGAGCAAGCCCGTGAAGTTCCTCGTGATCGGCGTCGTCGCGCTGTTCCTGGGCTACTGGATCGTCCAGGACCCCGCGTCGCTGGCCGGCCTCACCCAGGACGCCCTGGCGTGGACCTGGGAGATGGCCCAGACGGTCTTCGGCGGCATCATCGACTTCGCCAAGCAGCTGCTCGCCTAGCCCCCGAGGGCTCCGCGCATGGCTCTCCGGCTCGAGCTCCGGCCCCGGCACCGCATCGAGGACCAGCTCCTCGAGCAGCTGGGCGAGGAGATCGTGCGCGCGATGCCCCACCACCCGATCGCGTTCCTGCGCGGCGGTCTGTGGCTGCTGCTGTCGGCACTCTGGACCGTCGCGGTCATGATCACCAACGGCCCGGTCGGGGCACTGCTGCCGGTGTTCCTCTTCCTCCTGCGCGGGGGATGGCTGCTGCTCGCGGTCTACGAGGACTGGTTCGTCATCACCGACATGCGGATCTTCCGCATCCGGGGCGTCCTCAACCAGCGGGCGGCGGCGATGTCGCTGAGCCGCATCGTCGACTTCACCATGGAGCAGCCGCTGATGGGCCAGCTCCTCGGCTACGGCCACTTCGTCTTCGAGAACGCCGCCCAGGACCAGGGCCTGCGCGAGATCCGGATGCTGCGCGACGTGGTGGCCGTCAACAACCTCATCCAGCAGCTCGTGTTCGAGGCCGGTGGTGGCCCGGCCAAGCACAAACGCGGCAAGGTGCCCGAGTCGGTCGCGGTCGCCCCCGGCGCCGAGGGCGGGCCGCTGGTGCCCCAGGAGCCGCTCGGCGACCCCGTCGTCGGGTGGGGGACGTACGACGACCCCGACGCGACCGGCCAGATCCCTCACGTGCGCGACGAGGACTGAGACCGTGGGACGCACCCCCGACCCCCTCCCGTTCGACCCGATCGACGAGGCCGCCCGGCAGTGGGCGCTGCGCTGGGAGGGCGTGCCCCAGATGCACGCGGTCACCTCGCTGATGCGGGTGCAGCAGCTGGTCCTGGCCGGCCTCGACGAGACGCTCAAGCCGCACGGGCTGACCTTCGCCCGCTACGAGGCGCTGGTGCTGCTCACCTTCACCCGCGCCGGCTCGCTCCCGCTGGGCAAGATGGGCCGCCGGCTGCAGGTGCACCCGACCTCGGTCACCTCGATCGTCGACCGGCTCGAGCGGGCGGGCCACGTGCGCCGGCGTCCCCACCCCGACGACGGGCGCACCGTCCTGGCCGAGATCACCCCCGAGGGGCGGGCCGTCGTGGAGGCTGCGACGGCCGACCTGGTGGCCGCCGACTTCGGTCTCGGGGCGATGGCGGTCGAGGACCTGGCCCGGCTCTCGGAGATCCTGCGGCCGGTGCGGGCCGCCGCGGGCGACTTCTGAGGGGTGGGCGCGTGACCGGCCCGACCGGCGGCTTGGGATGATCGGGTCATGACGATGCCGTTCTCCCGTCCTGGTGCGATCGACCTCTCCGCGCTGAAGCAGCCCGCCCCCCGGCCCAGCGCCCCCGCGGGTGGCCCCGGCGGGACCGGTGGGTCGTTCTCCGTCGACACCGACGAGCAGAACTTCCAGACCCTGCTCGAGGCCTCGATGACCGCGCCCGTGGTCCTCGTCGTGCACAGCGCCTCCCGCATGCCGGCCAGCGTGCAGCTCGCCGACGACCTCAGCACGCTGGCCGAGGAGCTCGACGGTGCGATCGCGGTCGGTCGCGTGGACGCCGACCGCCAGCCCTCGATCGTGCAGGCGATGCAGGTCCAGTCGATCCCGTTCGCCGCGATGGTCCTGCAGGGCCGCCTCGCCCCGCTGCTCCAGGACGCGCCGCCGCTGGCCGAGCTGCGCCCGATGATGCAGCAGCTGGTCCAGCAGCTGGCGAGCCAGGGGATGAGCGGGCGCCACCAGCCCTTCGGTGCCGCGGCGCCGGCGGCTGACGAGGGCGAGGAGCCGGCCGGCGACCCGCGCTACGCCGCGGCCGAGGACGCCCTGATGGCCGGTGACCTCGACACGGCGGTCGCGGAGTACGAGCGGCTCCTCTCCGAGAGCCCCGCCGACGCCGAGGCGCAGGTCGGGCTGTCCCGCGCGCGGCTGATGCAGCGCACCGCCGGCGCCGACCTCGCCGCCGCCCGGGAGGCCGCGGCGGCCCGTCCCGACGACGTCGAGGCCCAGGTCCTCGTGGCGGACCTCGACCTGCTCGGGGGCCACGTCGAGGACGCCTTCCGGCGACTGCTGGACGTCGTACGCCGGACGTCGGGCGACGAGCGCTCGGCCGCCCGTCTCCACCTGCTCGAGCTGTTCGCCGTGGTCGGCAACGAGGACCCGCGCACGCTGCGCGCCCGCCGCGACCTCGCCTCCGCCCTCTTCTGACCCGGCCGGCGCCCCGTCCTGGCCCGCCTGCGCCAGGTCGGCCGGGACCTAGGTCCTGCGGTGTGGCATTCGGGTCACGAGGCCCGCTCCGCACCCAGGAGGATGACCCGGTGAGCCCTGAGACCCGGGCCGGCCTGGGGTCGATCGTCGTCCTGCTCTTCGAGGTGCTGTGGTGGGGCGGCCTGGTCGGCGTCGCGGGCCTGCTCGTGACCAGCCTCCGCGCGCGGCGCGCGGAGCGCCGTCCCGTCCCCATCGGCCCCCCACGTCAGCCGGCGCCGCCGGGCGAGCAGTGGCCCCTGCGCGTCGCGGTCGCCCTGGCGGCCGCCGCCGCGGTCCACCTGGTGATGGTGCTCGCCCACGCCGCCGACGGTCCGGCCCACCAGGCGTTCTTCCTGCTCACCGGGCTCGGCCAGCTCGTGCTCGCGGTGCTGGTCCTGCTCGCCCCCTCCCGCCACCTGCACACGGTCCTGTGGTCCGGGGTCGGCCTGGTCGCGCTGTGGGCGGCGAGCCGCACGGTCGGCGTGGCCGGACCCCGCGAGGCGGTCGGGTCGTGGGACCTGTGCGTCGTGCTCTGGCAGGGCTACACCGTCGTCGAGGCGCTCCGGCGGCTCCCGTCCCCGCTGCCCACCACCTGGCGTCCGGCGGTCCCGCGGGCCTGGACGCCCGAGACGTACGGCGTCGCCGGGCTCACCGGCCTCGTGCTGGCCGTGCTCCCCTGGAGCGGGGGGCACGGATGACCGGGTCACGACCGAGGAGGTCCTGATGGAGTGGTGGCAGGCCGGCATGGTCGCCAACGGCGTGATCGCAGTGGCGTACTTCCTCATCTTCGGCGCGATCGTGCTCCCGCTCGTGCGCGGCCGGCAGCTGCGCAAGAACCCGCTCGGCACCGCGACGGCCGCGATCTTCCTCACCTGCGCGGTGCACCACGGCGTGCACGCGGTCCACATGGTGATGCCGGTCTTCGGCCTCGACCTCGTGCAGGGCAACGCGATGCGCGCGGCGTGGACCTGGCAGCTGGCGGTGTGGGACGTCGTCGGGGCGGTCGTGGCGACGTACTACTGGTCGCTGCGGCGCACCTACGGCTCCCTGATGCAGGGCGCGCAGCTGTTCGAGGACATGAAGCGCCGCGAGGAGCAGGCGCTGGAGATCAACGACACGATCCTCCAGGGCATCGTCGTGGCCAAGATGGCGCTCGACCTCGGCGACCGCGACCGCGCGATGAGCGCCTTGGACAGCTCGATCAGCTCGGCCAGCCACCTGGTCACCGACCTCCTCGGCCCCGGGCACCTGCCGGCGTCGCGGATGACGCGCAGCCAGGCCGCCACGATCCAGCCCTCTCCGCGCGACGGGGACGGCGGGTCGCGCGGCGGGTGAGCGGACAGCTGCGGGTCGTCATCGTCGACGACACCCCCGACATGAGGCTCCTGGTGCGGCTCAGCCTGGAGCTCGACCCCCACATCGACGTGGTCGCCGAGGGCGCGGACGGCCGGGCGGCGATCGACCTCGCCGAGCGGCACCGGCCCGACGTGATGCTGCTCGACCTCGCGATGCCGGTGATGGACGGCATGCAGGCGCTGCCGCAGGTGGTGCGCCGCAGCCCCGGGACCGCGGTGCTCGTGCTCTCCGGCTTCTCCGCGACGGCGATGCGCGACGAGGCGCTCGCGGCCGGGGCGGCCGGCTACGTGCAGAAGGGCATCGTCGCCGAGGAGCTGTGCGAACGCGTCTGGGCGGTCAGCGGCCGGGAGCGTCCGGCTCGCGGTCCCGAGGTCATCCCCACGCTGCCGCTCCCGGCCGA
This genomic window from Nocardioides marmoribigeumensis contains:
- a CDS encoding molybdopterin oxidoreductase family protein, which produces MSEPVRTHCPYCALQCATTLHAVPGGGVEVSPRDFPTNRGGLCQKGWTAAEVLRAPDRLTHPWVRRDGALVPASWDEALGLVASRVRSLQAEHGRDCVGVLGGGGLTNEKAYTLGKWARLALGTRMIDYNGRFCMSAAAAAGNRAFGIDRGLPFPVADIDRAQAVLLLGSNVADTMPPFVQHLAGARRAGGLVVVDPRRSATAALCADGGGLHLQPVPGTDQVLLLGLLHVLVRSGRVDASYVGSRTTGFDAVARSVADLWPERLASLTGVPAPLVEQAAHLLADAAPVHGGGGAMVLSGRGVEQHVDGSDTVAAAINLALALGLPGRPASGYGCLTGQGNGQGGREHGQKSDQLPGYRSISDPGARAHVAAVWGVEESAVPGPGVPAVELLARCGSSVRALFVHGSNPVVSVPDASAVTRRLRSLDLLVVSDLVPSETALLADVVLPVPQWAEEEGTVTSLEGRVLRRRRALAPPPGVRDELEVLADLAARLGCPVRFETEPARVFDELARASAGGRADYSGLSHALLDDDEARFWPVADGVGTPRLFADRFAHEDGLARFHPVRPGDPAEDLRPDAPVHLVTGRVLAHYQSGAQTRRVPALAESAPGPFVEVHPRLAERLGLHDGEPAEVESARGVVVVPVRVTTAVRPDTLFMPFHWPGSANVLTTDATDPVCGMPELKVCAVQVRPLSPSREAAAEIEEVLV
- a CDS encoding FAD-dependent oxidoreductase is translated as MTTRVVVVGAGMVGHRLAEELCRRDPEGRLDVRVVGAEAYEPYNRVLLSEVVAGRAAWRSLTLPELPARVEVRRSVAACSVDREARTVLLDDGTAWGWDHLVLATGAAAFVPPVAGLEERPRHVHVLRDLDDVRAVVSRSANARHAVVLGGGVLGLEVAAGLHHRGVGVTVLQVDPSLMTGQLDPAPAAVLARRLEESGVRVRTGTSVAEVLQAYGELVAVRLTDGTVMSTDLLVMSCGVRARTGLAADAGLPVDRGIVVGRDLASPADPRVHAIGDCAQEPGSVPGLVATGWDQAARLAARLVGAPLEEAPAVDDGSGDIRLKAVGVDLVALGVRASAALPEDRVITVDDPSGGRHLSLVVRGEHLVGATVLGAPAVAAEVSVALDRRTPLPRDPLALLTPERTGESTSPMRMPGATTVCRCNSVTKAQVVEAWEAGADSVEKVAARTRATTGCGGCREVVCGLVDWLASVDPLEPVPVPVTSA
- the nirB gene encoding nitrite reductase large subunit NirB, giving the protein MSHDSALPPTARRRLVVVGGGMVAHRLVEALVARDRAGEWLVDLVCEEDVAPYDRVALTSYFSGRTVEDLLLGDASLWDDPAVTLHLSAQVTSVDTDARRVVLAGGGTLAYDALVLATGSSAFVPPVPGSELPGVFVYRTVEDVVALRTWVMGLAGRPLRGAVIGGGLLGLEAAGALTGMGVDTTVVELSDRLMPMQVDAGGGEALRRIVEGLGVTVRTGVGTSAIRAAADGSVGSMALSDGTTAEVDVVVMAAGVRPRDELGRGAGLPVGERGGVVVDEACATPVPGVHAVGEVACVDGRCWGLVGPGNAMAEVVVDRLLGGSAVFPGADTSTKLKLLGVDVASFGDAFATTPGALEVVYADPVAGAYKKLVLSDDARTLLGGVLVGDASAYTTLRPLVGTALEGDPNAWLLGNGPERQGDLPDEASVCSCNNVSAGAVRSAVSEQGACDLAAVKACTRAGTSCGSCLPLVKSLMGAELAKQGVTVSNALCEHFELSRAQLFDVVRVTGLRTFSEIIAAHGRGRGCDICRPVVASVLASLGTGHVLDADQARLQDTNDHVMANLQKDGTYSVVPRIPGGEITPEKLIVIGEVAREFELYTKITGGQRIDLFGARLEQLPSIWRRLVDAGFESGHAYGKSLRTVKSCVGSTWCRFGVQDSVALAIDLELRYRGLRAPHKIKLGVSGCARECAEARGKDVGVIATDKGWNVYVGGNGGFTPRHARLLAEDLDTETLVRTVDRFLMLYVRTADRLQRTAAWVEEHEGGLDAIRAVVLEDSLGIAEELDRAMAEHVGSYRDEWAATLADPAKLAQFSSFLNAPDVADPDLAYVDERGQRRPARPDERPLIAGATLEVRS